In Camelina sativa cultivar DH55 chromosome 17, Cs, whole genome shotgun sequence, the genomic stretch TATTTGgaattgaaaatgatataaatttgttaaataataaaatagaaataaaagatgaCAGGTGTCCGTAAAAGAAAATGCCAAATATCACAATATgagtaaaagttaaaaaaaaccttctcttattataagATTTTCTTTTGAGGAAAACCTCCAAATCTTATAAGTAATGAACGAATAGTATTGCATGCACATTATTGAGTGAGCACACGTCCAACTCGATGTGTCCGTGTCACTCTATAGTTATATGTGTCATTGAACTAAATACTCAATATATAAAGCgtaatatctatttttaaaggATAAGCTACGAACAAGAGACTCGaattctcttcctctctctcgtCCACTCAGCTATTGTGCATCTATCGATCTCATCATAACCATGGACAAGACATTTTCCTCTAGCAACAAAGCAAAACCAATTAAATGCAAAGCAGCAATATGTAGAAACGCAGGAGAAGCATTGGTAATAGAAGACATCTACGTGGATCCACCTCAAGCTTACGAAGTTAGGATTAAGATTCTATGCACTTCTCTGTGTCACACTGATCTTACTTTCTGGAAACTGGACTTTGTAAGTTCACACTATATCACAAAGTCAACATAGAATCTATTATTCAAAATCTTGATttcactaatcttttttttttcttgactttTCCAGGGACCGCTTTCAAGATTTCCTAGGATTCTAGGTCACGAAGCAGTCGGGTGAATCTTCATATACTTCTTTAGTTTCAATTTTACACTCTTGATCTTCAAGAATCTACCTAATTACTTGTTACTTCAGTGTGGTCGAGAGCATTGGAGAAAACGTAGATGGATTCAAACAAGGCGACGTCGTTTTGCCAGTGTTCCTACCTTTCTGTGAAGATTGCAGAGACTGCAAGTCTTCGAAAACCAACTGGTGTGAGAGATATTGCGACGATTTCGTATCAAACACAAGAAGATATGGAATGAGTTCTAGATTCAAAGACTCTTCGGGAGAAGTTATTCaccattttttctttgtctcaaGTTTTTCTGAATACACCGTCGTTGATATCGCACATCTTGTCAAAATATCTCCTGAAATCCCCGTTAATAAAGCGGCTTTGCTCAGCTGTGGTGTCTCAACAGGTATCTCAGTTCATTCTTTATCTATTCTTCTCCTAGGGTTGGTATAGATAAATTAGTTATATCCGGGGTGAAAACATAGAAAGAAGTAGAAATTAGGGTTGGAATTGTTATTTATGGGAAAAGTACGAAAATTGACATGCACTGAACTGATGGCTATGTCAATTGTCACGTGGAGTAGGAATTGGAGGAGCTTGGAAGGTGGCTAATGTGGACGAAGGCTCCACTGTTGCAGTGTTTGGCCTTGGTGCTGTTGGACTTGCAGTAATCAATCATTCCTCTCCAATTATATAATACtaccttttttttattggatttgTGTCGGCTTCAATTATAACACTACTTTTTCTTGtataaaggaaaacaaaagtacTTTTAACAATTgtttatttaatcaaattttttcttgtagttatttgttataataataatttaaatgaGTTGGTACAAGGTTGCAGAAGGAGCCAGACTACGTAGGGCCGCAAAGATCATCGGAGTAGATACCAATTCTGATAAATTCGAGCTAGGTAAAGTTAAAAgttgtgttatatatatttcaagtagtatatgcttttgttttcttgggcTTATGTTGCttacatgattttgtttttttgggctTATGTTGCTTACCGCATTGGCGATGATGGTATTTTTAGTGTAGTAGACTGTAAGTTAATGATGTTATGCGTAATGGTTCCTCAGCAATGTGTTAACATGCATAGCATTTCCACAAAATTCACACTAAACATATTAGTTTCAACTTTCACGTATCtaattgtttatgtttatgtcatttatgatttaaagtttttgaaaaataaatcatattgtTACTTTGATTAATGTAAATTATCACTTAACAGTAGGTTTAATTTCTATCAAAGGGAGTAAATTAATTcatcatatataaaagtatatttatttacattgaGCAGGTAAAAAATTTGGTCTTACGGATTTCGTCAATCCTACCTTGTGCGGAGAAAAGAAGATTAGTGAGGTATGCTAGCTAATAACCGTCggagtaattaattaatttatttacacaaattaataaaaaacagAACTAATCTTTTTGTTGGATAATTATGAAAAAAGGTGATTAAAAAAATGACAGGAGGAGGAGTTGACTATAGTTTCGAATGCGTTGGCGTAGCATCTTTACTTACTGAGGCTTTCAACAGCACCCGCCCGGTACGCTTAAACCAGATCATACCAAATTCTAGTCGGTTCAACATCATCATTACAATGGTTTAACAAAATCGGTTTTTACAATTTACAGTATTTTTCACAGTTAACAAataattgtatataaataatacaGGGATCAGGAAAAACGATAATGTTGGGGATGGAGAAGCATGCAGCGCCAATTAGTTTAGGTAGTTTTGATCTTCTTACTGGCAGAAGTATTTGCGGAAGCTTGTTTGGTGGTCTGAAAGCTAAACTTGATATTCATATTCTCTTGGATCACTACTTAAAAAAggtgattataaatttatatataaagttatgtGATTACATTTTTTGTCcacctgtatatatatatatatatatattttttttttttttggagaaaagtCCACCtgtattatgttttgtttttattcctATATACTATGTTTTCATgagattaattttatttttttaacaaattgtaGGAGCTCAATCTGGATAGTTTTATCACGCACGAActgaaatttcaagaaatcaacAAGGCTTTCGATTTATTGAAGGAAGGAAAGTCTCTCCGATGCATTCTATGGATGGATAAGTGATTATTTCCTTATCCATCTTTACATTTTACTGTTTAAAATCTTTTTGTCGATCTTGTATGCATTATCTTCCTTTTGTCGTccaataaaatatgttttgttcttgttgttacCTTGCAATTTTTGTCTATCAACTAGAGCCACAAACTTATCTTTCGCATTATATCTTTGGCAGTCCAAACCCCTTAAAGTTGTGTTTTCTGATGGTGACAAGCATTAGATGGTTACAAATAGTACTTTGTACAAATATTATCActtcaaaatccaaatctctgATACATATGCATTTAATCGCTTCAAAgcatttatataaaacatttgCTGTCAGCTCTAGTAATAAAACggtctctcttttcttttatatagtAGACGTATACCAACATGTGTAAGTAAAAGTTTTTTTCACATCTAATTGTGACAAAcgtaaaatttaattaaaaatttgatgcTGATTTGAGTTTAATATCTATTAGGTGGCTTTTAGCTTTGTACTATATCCACCAAGCTCGAAATTTTAAGGTCCCCTTCCTTTTCTCATTATAAGAGACATAATTAATGGTTGGGTGAATATTAGATTAGAGACGTGCTTAATTATTCAACTAAAGTGATTtattagaagaaacaaatctAGGGAATCTTTTTGCAGAGACAATATAAGAAGAAACAggtgactctctctctctctctctcagagatCACTCCATCATAATCCATAATTCACCATGGAAAAGGCTTCATTCTCCAGCACCCAAGGAAAGCCGATCCGATGCAAAGCAGCAATCTTACGAAAAGCAGGAGAACCATTGGTGATGGAAGAGATCCAAGTTGATCCACCAAGAGCTTATGAAGTTAGGATTAAGATCTTATGCACTTCTCTATGTCACACCGATCTTACTTTCTCGAAACTAGacaatgtaaattttttttacattatatcGCAAAGTCAACGCATAATTTATCCTTCAAAACTCGATTTTAACTAATCCTTTTTGAGCTTTATCTAGGGACCGCTTGCTAGGTTTCCTAGGATTCTAGGACACGAAGCAGTGGGGTGAACATTCATATACATACTCTTCTTTCATTTCAGTTTTTAACTAATCTTGATCTTCAAGAATCTGCCTAATTACTTTGTTATCCAGTGTGGTCGAGAGTATTGGAGAAAACGTGGACGGATTCAAAGAAGGTGACGTCGTTTTGCCAGTGTTTCACCCTCAATGTGAAGAATGCAAAGACTGCAAATCTCCAAAGAGCAACTGGTGCAAAAGTTTTACCAACGATTTCTTATCAAACACTAGACGATACGGAATGAGTTCTAGATTCAAAGACTCTTCGGGAGAAGATATTTACCATTTCTTTTTTGTCTCGAGTTTTACTGAATACACCGTCGTAGATATAGCACATCTCGTTAAAATCTCCCCGGAGATTCCCGTTCACAAAGCGGCCTTGCTCGGCTGTTGTGTTTCCACAGGTTAATTATCTTGATTTTCATATTCGTGTAGGGttgattttgattagtttaaaattttttattcgAGGCTAAAACATTAACTTAAGTAGAAATGAAGGGGtggaataaaataattattacactttgttagaacttagaagtttGATAATAATATGGGCTGTA encodes the following:
- the LOC104756592 gene encoding alcohol dehydrogenase-like 1 isoform X2, whose amino-acid sequence is MDKTFSSSNKAKPIKCKAAICRNAGEALVIEDIYVDPPQAYEVRIKILCTSLCHTDLTFWKLDFGPLSRFPRILGHEAVGVVESIGENVDGFKQGDVVLPVFLPFCEDCRDCKSSKTNWCERYCDDFVSNTRRYGMSSRFKDSSGEVIHHFFFVSSFSEYTVVDIAHLVKISPEIPVNKAALLSCGVSTGIGGAWKVANVDEGSTVAVFGLGAVGLAVAEGARLRRAAKIIGVDTNSDKFELGKKFGLTDFVNPTLCGEKKISEEEELTIVSNALA
- the LOC104756592 gene encoding alcohol dehydrogenase-like 1 isoform X1, giving the protein MDKTFSSSNKAKPIKCKAAICRNAGEALVIEDIYVDPPQAYEVRIKILCTSLCHTDLTFWKLDFGPLSRFPRILGHEAVGVVESIGENVDGFKQGDVVLPVFLPFCEDCRDCKSSKTNWCERYCDDFVSNTRRYGMSSRFKDSSGEVIHHFFFVSSFSEYTVVDIAHLVKISPEIPVNKAALLSCGVSTGIGGAWKVANVDEGSTVAVFGLGAVGLAVAEGARLRRAAKIIGVDTNSDKFELGKKFGLTDFVNPTLCGEKKISEVIKKMTGGGVDYSFECVGVASLLTEAFNSTRPGSGKTIMLGMEKHAAPISLGSFDLLTGRSICGSLFGGLKAKLDIHILLDHYLKKELNLDSFITHELKFQEINKAFDLLKEGKSLRCILWMDK